The following proteins are co-located in the Phragmites australis chromosome 10, lpPhrAust1.1, whole genome shotgun sequence genome:
- the LOC133883616 gene encoding NADH dehydrogenase [ubiquinone] 1 beta subcomplex subunit 9-like, whose translation MATTAGYLARRASQKERVRLLYRRALKDTLNWAVHRHLFYQDASDLRDKFEANRHVENMDVIDRLIDDAEAQYSNFQHPDPYIVPWAPGGSKFTRNPPPPQGIEIIYNYGKED comes from the exons ATGGCGACTACGGCGGGTTACCTGGCGCGGCGGGCGTCGCAAAAGGAGCGGGTGCGGCTGCTGTACCGCCGCGCGCTCAAGGACACCCTCAACTGGGCCGTCCACCGCCACCTCTTCTACCAGGAC GCGTCGGATCTCAGGGACAAGTTCGAGGCCAACCGACACGTG GAGAACATGGATGTGATCGATAGACTCATCGATGACGCGGAAGCGCAGTACAGTAATTTCCAGCACCCCGACCCCTACATTG TTCCATGGGCCCCTGGTGGCAGTAAATTCACTAGgaaccctcctccacctcaaGGG ATTGAGATCATTTACAATTATGGAAAAGAGGACTAG
- the LOC133883171 gene encoding PHAF1 protein At3g51130 isoform X1 — protein MQAQRSPAMVGGGGGSAAATTTPMGMPSPATVPVRRRCEGTAMGAITLDLRPGLGVGPFTLGMPISDAFAQIEHQPNIYDVVHVKYFDEEPLKLDFVISFPDHGFHLRFDPWSQRLRLIEIYDVKRLQLRYATSLIGGPSTLATFAAVYALFGPTFPGIYDKERGIYTLFYPGLSFAFPIPSQYTNLFTNGEAVADLPLEFPDGTTPVTCRVSIYDSSTDSKVGVGSLMDKAAVPALPAGSLYMEEVHAKLGEELWFTIGGQHIPFGASPQDVWTDMGRPCGIHQKQVDQMVIHSASDPRPRTTLCGDYFYNYFSRGIDILFDGQTHRIKKFVLHTNFPGHSDFNSYKKCNFVIYDAEAEGTYQPGNVSKNCITPRTKWEQVKEILGDCGRAAIQTQGSMNNPFGSTFVYGYQNIAFEVMKNGYIATVTLFQS, from the exons ATGCAGGCGCAGAGGTCCCCGGCGATGGTGGGGGGAGGCGGCGGGTCTGCGGCGGCAACGACGACGCCGATGGGGATGCCGTCCCCGGCGACGGTGCCGGTGAGGCGGCGGTGCGAGGGTACGGCCATGGGGGCCATCACCCTCGACCTCCGCCCCGGCCTCGGCGTCGGCCCCTTCACTCTCG GGATGCCGATTTCTGATGCGTTTGCGCAGATCGAGCACCAGCCCAACATCTACGACGTTGTCCACGTGAAGTACTTTGACGAG GAACCTTTGAAGTTGGATTTTGTAATAAGCTTTCCGGACCATGGGTTTCACCTACGCTTCGATCCTTGGTCACAG AGGCTCCGTCTCATAGAGATTTATGATGTTAAGAGACTGCAATTGCGATATGCAACATCTTTAATTGG CGGTCCGTCAACATTAGCCACCTTTGCGGCTGTTTATGCACTATTTGGACCAACTTTCCCTGGTATATATGACAAAGAGAGAGGCATTTATACGCTGTTCTACCCT GGCTTATCCTTTGCATTCCCTATCCCCAGCCAATATACAAATCTCTTCACCAATGGGGAAG CAGTGGCAGACTTGCCTTTGGAGTTTCCAGATGGAACGACCCCTGTTACTTGCCGGGTTTCTATATATGATAGCTCGACAGACAGCAAGGTTGGGGTTGGATCATTGATGGACAAAGCAGCTGTACCTGCATTGCCTGCTGGCAGCCTGTATATGGAGGAAGTGCACGCAAAG cTTGGCGAAGAGCTTTGGTTCACAATAGGGGGCCAACATATTCCTTTTGGTGCATCACCACAG GATGTTTGGACTGACATGGGTCGTCCGTGTGGTATCCATCAGAAGCAG GTTGACCAAATGGTAATACACTCTGCATCAGACCCCCGCCCTCGGACAACCCTTTGTGGGGATTACTTCTACAACTACTTCTCCCGTGGAATTGATATCTTATTTGATGGACAA ACACATAGGATAAAGAAGTTTGTTTTGCATACAAACTTCCCTGGTCATTCAGATTTCAATTCATATAAGAAATGCAACTTTGTTATATATGATGCCGAAG ctgAAGGTACATATCAGCCTGGTAATGTCTCCAAGAATTGCATAACACCTCGTACAAAATGGGAACAAGTGAAG GAGATCCTCGGTGATTGTGGTCGAGCTGCAATCCAGACACAAGGCTCCATGAATAATCCATTCGGATCGACTTTTGTATATGGATATCAGAATATTGCTTTTGAG GTGATGAAAAATGGATATATTGCAACTGTCACTCTCTTCCAATCATGA
- the LOC133883171 gene encoding PHAF1 protein At3g51130 isoform X2, protein MQAQRSPAMVGGGGGSAAATTTPMGMPSPATVPVRRRCEGTAMGAITLDLRPGLGVGPFTLGMPISDAFAQIEHQPNIYDVVHVKYFDEEPLKLDFVISFPDHGFHLRFDPWSQRLRLIEIYDVKRLQLRYATSLIGGPSTLATFAAVYALFGPTFPGIYDKERGIYTLFYPGLSFAFPIPSQYTNLFTNGEVADLPLEFPDGTTPVTCRVSIYDSSTDSKVGVGSLMDKAAVPALPAGSLYMEEVHAKLGEELWFTIGGQHIPFGASPQDVWTDMGRPCGIHQKQVDQMVIHSASDPRPRTTLCGDYFYNYFSRGIDILFDGQTHRIKKFVLHTNFPGHSDFNSYKKCNFVIYDAEAEGTYQPGNVSKNCITPRTKWEQVKEILGDCGRAAIQTQGSMNNPFGSTFVYGYQNIAFEVMKNGYIATVTLFQS, encoded by the exons ATGCAGGCGCAGAGGTCCCCGGCGATGGTGGGGGGAGGCGGCGGGTCTGCGGCGGCAACGACGACGCCGATGGGGATGCCGTCCCCGGCGACGGTGCCGGTGAGGCGGCGGTGCGAGGGTACGGCCATGGGGGCCATCACCCTCGACCTCCGCCCCGGCCTCGGCGTCGGCCCCTTCACTCTCG GGATGCCGATTTCTGATGCGTTTGCGCAGATCGAGCACCAGCCCAACATCTACGACGTTGTCCACGTGAAGTACTTTGACGAG GAACCTTTGAAGTTGGATTTTGTAATAAGCTTTCCGGACCATGGGTTTCACCTACGCTTCGATCCTTGGTCACAG AGGCTCCGTCTCATAGAGATTTATGATGTTAAGAGACTGCAATTGCGATATGCAACATCTTTAATTGG CGGTCCGTCAACATTAGCCACCTTTGCGGCTGTTTATGCACTATTTGGACCAACTTTCCCTGGTATATATGACAAAGAGAGAGGCATTTATACGCTGTTCTACCCT GGCTTATCCTTTGCATTCCCTATCCCCAGCCAATATACAAATCTCTTCACCAATGGGGAAG TGGCAGACTTGCCTTTGGAGTTTCCAGATGGAACGACCCCTGTTACTTGCCGGGTTTCTATATATGATAGCTCGACAGACAGCAAGGTTGGGGTTGGATCATTGATGGACAAAGCAGCTGTACCTGCATTGCCTGCTGGCAGCCTGTATATGGAGGAAGTGCACGCAAAG cTTGGCGAAGAGCTTTGGTTCACAATAGGGGGCCAACATATTCCTTTTGGTGCATCACCACAG GATGTTTGGACTGACATGGGTCGTCCGTGTGGTATCCATCAGAAGCAG GTTGACCAAATGGTAATACACTCTGCATCAGACCCCCGCCCTCGGACAACCCTTTGTGGGGATTACTTCTACAACTACTTCTCCCGTGGAATTGATATCTTATTTGATGGACAA ACACATAGGATAAAGAAGTTTGTTTTGCATACAAACTTCCCTGGTCATTCAGATTTCAATTCATATAAGAAATGCAACTTTGTTATATATGATGCCGAAG ctgAAGGTACATATCAGCCTGGTAATGTCTCCAAGAATTGCATAACACCTCGTACAAAATGGGAACAAGTGAAG GAGATCCTCGGTGATTGTGGTCGAGCTGCAATCCAGACACAAGGCTCCATGAATAATCCATTCGGATCGACTTTTGTATATGGATATCAGAATATTGCTTTTGAG GTGATGAAAAATGGATATATTGCAACTGTCACTCTCTTCCAATCATGA
- the LOC133931280 gene encoding uncharacterized protein LOC133931280 isoform X2: MERVGGEAGAPTAAEAAAAAGGAGVVKGRSCKGCLFYSSVLRSRARGPVCVGVTRSIPQVPERMVGEIELEAIQEGRNLSDFKYACVGYSIYLDDKENSMGKQEKQKQVQAQLPICVGVELLADRRVPTKQAPPYLKKEGEEKKNSSIIGLLLNHVDPNQGMQETIS, from the exons ATGGAGCGCGTCGGCGGTGAGGCGGGGGCCCCCACGGCAGCGGaggcagcagcggcagcaggaGGAGCAGGCGTGGTGAAGGGGAGGTCGTGCAAGGGCTGCCTCTTCTACTCGTCGGTGCTTAGGTCGCGAGCCCGCGGCCCTGTCTGCGTCGGCGTCACCCGCTCCATCCCACAAG TTCCCGAGCGTATGGTTGGAGAAATTGAACTGGAAGCTATCCAAGAAGGTCGCAACCTTTCGGACTTCAAATATGCATGTGTTGGCTATTCAATATACCTAGATGACAAGGAAAATTCTATGGGGAAACAAGAGAAGCAGAAGCAGGTGCAGGCGCAGCTACCTATTTGTGTTGGAGTCGAG CTATTGGCAGATAGAAGAGTCCCAACTAAGCAAGCCCCACCTTACCTTAAGAAAGAAggtgaggaaaaaaaaaattcttctatTATAGGACTG CTCCTCAACCATGTCGATCCAAACCAGGGCATGCAGGAGACGATTTCTTAA
- the LOC133931280 gene encoding uncharacterized protein LOC133931280 isoform X1: protein MERVGGEAGAPTAAEAAAAAGGAGVVKGRSCKGCLFYSSVLRSRARGPVCVGVTRSIPQVPERMVGEIELEAIQEGRNLSDFKYACVGYSIYLDDKENSMGKQEKQKQVQAQLPICVGVELLADRRVPTKQAPPYLKKEAPQPCRSKPGHAGDDFLTKFQRNSGLVANGVARNLNKVGTYIKDTVGDMMYPYRKRPK from the exons ATGGAGCGCGTCGGCGGTGAGGCGGGGGCCCCCACGGCAGCGGaggcagcagcggcagcaggaGGAGCAGGCGTGGTGAAGGGGAGGTCGTGCAAGGGCTGCCTCTTCTACTCGTCGGTGCTTAGGTCGCGAGCCCGCGGCCCTGTCTGCGTCGGCGTCACCCGCTCCATCCCACAAG TTCCCGAGCGTATGGTTGGAGAAATTGAACTGGAAGCTATCCAAGAAGGTCGCAACCTTTCGGACTTCAAATATGCATGTGTTGGCTATTCAATATACCTAGATGACAAGGAAAATTCTATGGGGAAACAAGAGAAGCAGAAGCAGGTGCAGGCGCAGCTACCTATTTGTGTTGGAGTCGAG CTATTGGCAGATAGAAGAGTCCCAACTAAGCAAGCCCCACCTTACCTTAAGAAAGAAg CTCCTCAACCATGTCGATCCAAACCAGGGCATGCAGGAGACGATTTCTTAACAAA ATTTCAGAGGAATTCCGGGCTTGTGGCCAATGGTGTGGCTAGGAACCTGAATAAAGTTGGGACCTACATCAAAGACACTGTGGGTGATATGATGTACCCTTACCGCAAGCGTCCCAAATAA
- the LOC133931281 gene encoding U3 small nucleolar RNA-associated protein 18 homolog produces the protein MSLISQNALQKRRLEKNGADDGNDKGIGSPVTMDVEVGKEVKSKNYNKERKKKRTKVLEAQQNKEEEEMRQLEGSLFGSLYVPLEFGTEVGAAGVAPDQDAPLFFTDRSAGEGEDELPIYEEDLTHEDEEDEVGNKGRKPVWVDKEDERTQVDIVKVARLRKLRKEADEHLISGKEYEARLRGQHAKLNPFAGWADMDRKVPPPGASDGESDDEGGVDDILRNNDELVVKGTAKLLPGMLDFSRLVDANVQEPSNGPINSVQFHRNGQLMLAAGLDKHLRFFQIDGKRNPKIQSIFIEDCPVHKASFLPDGSEVILSGRRKFFYSFDLVNAVVNKIGPLTGREEKSLESFEISPDSRTIAFVGNEGYILLISSKTKQLIGTLKMNGSVRSLAFVDGGNQLLSSGGDGHVYHWDIGTRKCIHKAMDDGSLAGVSLCTSQDSSLFATGSTSGVVNVYKRDDFLGGKRKPLKTIENLTTEVGEMKFNHDAQILAISSRKERNGMRLVHVPSFTVFQNWPGPRFSLHYPRCLDLSPGSGFLSVGHAGGKVLLYKLHHYQNA, from the coding sequence ATGAGCTTGATATCTCAGAACGCACTCCAGAAGCGTCGTCTGGAGAAAAATGGAGCTGATGATGGCAATGATAAGGGCATTGGATCTCCCGTTACTATGGATGTAGAGGTTGGGAAGGAAGTCAAGTCGAAGAATTACAATaaggaaaggaagaagaagaggactaAGGTGCTGGAGGCACAGCAGaacaaagaggaggaggagatgcggcAACTAGAGGGTTCATTGTTTGGTTCCCTGTACGTGCCATTGGAGTTTGGCACTGAGGTAGGGGCTGCGGGGGTGGCTCCTGACCAGGATGCACCTTTGTTCTTCACGGATAGGTCTGCTGGTGAAGGTGAGGATGAATTGCCTATTTATGAGGAGGACTTGACCcatgaggatgaagaagatgaggtgGGCAACAAGGGGAGGAAGCCTGTATGGGTGGATAAGGAGGACGAGAGGACACAGGTGGATATCGTGAAGGTTGCTAGGTTGAGGAAGCTGAGAAAAGAGGCTGATGAGCATTTGATATCAGGGAAGGAGTATGAGGCTAGGTTGCGTGGTCAGCACGCCAAATTGAACCCCTTCGCTGGCTGGGCTGATATGGACCGGAAAGTTCCTCCTCCTGGGGCATCAGATGGTGAGTCTGATGATGAGGGTGGAGTTGATGATATTCTTCGGAATAACGACGAGCTTGTTGTCAAGGGTACTGCTAAGCTCTTACCTGGGATGCTGGACTTTTCTAGGCTTGTAGATGCCAATGTCCAGGAGCCATCGAATGGTCCTATTAATTCAGTGCAGTTTCATAGGAATGGGCAGCTGATGCTAGCTGCTGGTTTGGACAAGCATCTGAGGTTTTTTCAGATTGATGGAAAGAGAAACCCCAAGATCCAGAGCATATTTATTGAGGACTGTCCGGTCCACAAGGCCTCCTTTCTACCTGATGGCTCTGAGGTGATCCTTTCAGGCAGGAGGAAGTTCTTCTACTCATTTGATCTGGTGAATGCTGTGGTTAACAAGATTGGTCCTTTGACAGGGCGCGAAGAGAAAAGCCTGGAGAGCTTTGAGATATCACCAGATTCAAGAACCATTGCATTTGTCGGTAATGAAGGGTACATCCTTTTGATTTCTTCCAAGACAAAGCAGCTCATTGGAACCCTCAAGATGAACGGAAGCGTGCGTTCGTTGGCTTTTGTGGACGGTGGAAATCAGCTACTGAGCAGCGGTGGAGATGGCCATGTTTATCACTGGGATATTGGAACAAGGAAGTGTATCCACAAGGCTATGGACGACGGTTCCCTGGCAGGTGTTTCACTTTGTACCTCTCAGGACAGCTCTTTGTTTGCCACTGGCTCCACCAGTGGCGTAGTGAATGTGTATAAGAGGGATGATTTTCTTGGCGGGAAGAGGAAGCCACTGAAGACAATTGAAAACCTCACAACCGAGGTTGGTGAAATGAAGTTCAATCATGATGCCCAGATTTTGGCGATAAGCTCAAGGAAGGAGAGGAATGGGATGAGGCTTGTGCATGTCCCATCCTTCACTGTGTTCCAGAACTGGCCTGGGCCTCGTTTCAGCCTTCACTATCCAAGGTGCTTGGATCTCAGTCCAGGCAGCGGGTTTTTGTCTGTCGGACATGCTGGTGGAAAAGTTTTGCTATACAAGCTGCACCACTATCAAAATGCGTGA